The Diospyros lotus cultivar Yz01 chromosome 15, ASM1463336v1, whole genome shotgun sequence genome has a window encoding:
- the LOC127792370 gene encoding tricyclene synthase TPS4, chloroplastic-like — MALQLFFVPNYSCSLSPRVLGTRLLPQRATLYCCQAIKHDSNVQLQRERPSANYQPPIWTSDFVESLNNYTADKIHKERAKRLREEARGMICDEDADPLATLELIDDIKRLGLGHHFKEEISNVLDRMLSTQATRTWLREKRSLHATALHFRLCREHGYEISQDVFKSFKDENGDFIEGLGEDIKGLLSLYEASYLAFEGEDLLEEAKAFAISQLMGVKGDIDAALRDQINYALELPLHHRMSRLEARWYIENYCQRKGPNHHLLDLAKLDFNMVQSRHQIELQEMSRWWEDTGLARKLSFARNRLMECYFWALGMVPDEHELSDCRKGLTKVAAFVTIIDDIYDFYGSLDELQLFTEAVERWDINTLEDLPDYMKLCFLALYNTINEMAYDTLKEHGLNIVPYLARGWTDMCKAFLLEAKWRFNKKTPTLETYLDNGCISVSGLVFLIHVYFYVTKNITEESLHSFNFYQDLLKSSSMIFRLCNDLGTSKDELERGESANSISCYMLEHGVSEQLAREHIKRLRDETWKRMNKYRMGSTFERSFIQIAINLARIAQCTYQHGDGHGAPDAKAKNRVLSVLIEPIQLLERKLPNY, encoded by the exons ATGGCACTTCAACTCTTCTTTGTGCCCAATTATTCTTGCTCTTTATCACCCCGCGTCCTTGGAACCAGGCTTCTTCCCCAGAGAGCTACTCTTTATTGTTGCCAAGCAATTAAACATGACAGTAATGTGCAACTCCAACGTGAAAGACCTTCCGCCAACTATCAGCCTCCTATTTGGACTTCGGATTTTGTCGAGTCCTTGAATAATTATACTGCG GATAAGATACACAAGGAAAGAGCGAAGAGGCTGAGGGAGGAGGCGAGGGGTATGATATGCGATGAAGATGCAGATCCATTGGCCACACTGGAGCTGATAGATGACATTAAAAGATTGGGCTTAGGCCATCACTTCAAGGAGGAGATAAGCAATGTACTTGATAGAATGCTGTCAACACAAGCTACGAGAACATGGCTACGAGAAAAGAGGAGCCTTCATGCCACTGCTCTCCACTTCAGACTCTGTAGAGAACATGGCTACGAGATTTCCCAAG ATGTGTTCAAGAGTTTTAAGGATGAAAATGGCGACTTCATCGAGGGCCTTGGGGAGGATATCAAAGGATTGCTCAGTTTGTATGAAGCTTCATATCTAGCTTTCGAGGGTGAAGACCTTTTGGAGGAGGCTAAAGCATTTGCAATCTCACAGCTTATGGGTGTTAAGGGCGATATAGACGCTGCCCTAAGGGACCAAATAAACTATGCATTGGAACTTCCTTTGCACCACAGGATGTCGAGGCTGGAAGCAAGATGGTACATTGAAAATTACTGTCAAAGGAAAGGCCCAAATCACCATCTTCTTGATCTGGCAAAGTTGGATTTCAACATGGTGCAATCTAGACATCAAATAGAGCTCCAAGAAATGTCAAG GTGGTGGGAGGATACCGGGTTGGCAAGGAAACTGAGTTTCGCAAGAAATAGACTCATGGAATGCTACTTTTGGGCACTGGGCATGGTCCCTGATGAGCACGAATTAAGCGATTGTCGCAAGGGGCTAACTAAGGTGGCCGCATTTGTAACTATTATTGATGATATATACGATTTCTATGGATCTTTGGATGAACTTCAACTATTCACTGAGGCTGTTGAGAG ATGGGATATAAACACTTTGGAGGACCTTCCCGACTACATGAAACTGTGCTTCTTGGCTTTGTACAACACTATCAACGAAATGGCCTATGATACTCTTAAAGAGCATGGGTTGAACATAGTACCATATCTAGCAAGAGGG TGGACAGATATGTGCAAAGCCTTTTTATTGGAAGCAAAGTGGCGCTTTAATAAAAAAACGCCAACACTGGAGACGTATCTGGACAATGGATGCATATCAGTATCAGGACTTGTTTTTCTGATTCATGTCTATTTTTACGTGACAAAAAATATCACAGAAGAGTCACTCCACAGCTTCAACTTCTACCAAGATCTTTTAAAATCCTCTTCCATGATTTTTAGGCTTTGCAACGACTTGGGCACTTCTAAG GATGAATTGGAGAGAGGTGAGTCTGCAAATTCAATCTCATGCTACATGCTAGAGCATGGAGTTTCAGAACAACTGGCTCGCGAGCACATAAAAAGGTTAAGGGATGAAACATGGAAGAGGATGAACAAATATAGAATGGGTTCTACTTTTGAAAGATCATTCATCCAAATAGCTATAAATCTTGCTCGGATTGCTCAATGTACGTACCAACATGGAGATGGACATGGAGCTCCAGATGCCAAAGCAAAGAACAGAGTATTATCAGTGCTAATTGAACCCATTCAACTACTGGAAAGAAAATTACCAAATTATTAA